Part of the Panthera uncia isolate 11264 chromosome F2, Puncia_PCG_1.0, whole genome shotgun sequence genome, GCCAAAGACTATTAATAACGGGTGCCAAAATAAAGTAGAGCTCTCCACGAAAAAGATTTCCAAACTTGAAACAACAGTTGATATAATGAAACGCCAGTACGATGAGGACTTGAATAGTCCCTTGGTATTTGTTCTACTTAAAACAACATCAGATAATTCAATAGGTTCTTACTCTCTCTTGCGATTTCGTCTAAAAAACCCTGCCCACTCCGTGCATGTCTTTTTGCTTCCAACCCAGAAGACTGCAGAGATGCCAACAATTAATGTCATCAgatattttatcataaataaagCCAATTCTGGTCGAGTTTCTGTTCTGGCCTAcaaaaaagtgaataataaaaatgtcagtgATACATTCAGACTGGAGAGCAGTCTATATAGTCAATGTAAAACttgaacaaaatataaatcttCGGTCTGTTTTAGTATAGAACATTTGACATAGCATAATATAATGAACAGTGCTACTTTAAGTATAATACATTCTTCACTGAAGTTCTGAATATAGAACTTTCATCTGGGTATCAAAATATAtagccagaaaggaaaaaaacacctaaatatatTTAGGAAGAATATCTGAAATCTTGGTTTGATTTCCCAGCATTTTCCACCTCTAACTATAGCAGCCTCTTATAATTGCCAAAATATTTGGCTCTAAGTATTTATCTACTTTCTTTTATTATAGTCTACCAAAAAATTATACTGAAACCATTGGAACAACATACTATTATAGAGTATGCATTGTTGATGTTTGTTATAAAAATTTGGTTGGTTGGAGTGAAATAAGTATCTGTATAATACTGtataatacagtaaaataagTTCTGTTTTTGTAAGCGTATACTAAACAAAAAATGATACGATAATATGATCAAATTAAATATACCCAAATATAACATGATCATATACCCAAATATAATATGATCAAATTAAAAATACCCAAATAAGGTTCCCACAGCTGAAGAATGAAAAGCAACTCCCAAATCAGaagttacttctctttttttccctgtgacaGACTCGTTCTTCTGTTTCCGTTCCTCATTATTATTAATCTGCCTTTGCAACCAAATTTACTTTTTAGAAGAGTAGCTAGAGGAGGCACTTTACTACTGTAAACAAAGCCTACACTTGAGGAAAGAACTCTTGAGACACTGACCCCAGTTTCAACTGATGCACAGGGAATCATCCCCTCTGTCTACTGGATTTTCTTATCTGAAATCTAATGTCATGTTCATGATTAGTTCGAGTGTATTTCCAGGGAACATTCTCTATGTTAAAATTAAACAGTGAACTAATACAAATGCTCTCTTACCTGATAAGGACACGGGATGTGGTACTGACGACAGTGGTCAGAGACCCAAGTTATCTCCCAGGTCATCCTGTTCACTTGCTCATAGACATAACATCCGAGAAGTGTCACTAATGGTACAAGATACAGGCCACTAAAGACTCCAATTCGAATCataaatttttttagtttctcttggTTCCGGCCATCATGTTGTATAACTTGTCGAACATGATTTAAGGAAATAATGCCAGCTAAAAGAAGAGACAGcccaacaaacacacaaaagcacAATGGCAAGAGCACAAAGTAGCGAGAAGCATCCAGGTCATATAGGCCGACAAAGCAAACGCCACTAATGTTGTCTCCTTCAACTTTGTTCATAGCAAGAAGCATAACAGTCAGAAAACCTGGTATTCCCCACGCAACAGCATGAAACCATACCGCTTTTTGTTCAATGGCTTCACAACTCCATTTTCTTCCTGCAGCTAAGAACCAAGTAATGGTAAGTATCACCCACCATACGGTGCCAGCCAttgtgaaaaaatacaaaaacataaagagaacAGTGCAAGCCTTATTCTGAGATCCTAGAACTACTGTGTCACCGAGTTCTAGCTTCTCATCTGCCTTATTGCAGGCTGTGCGATTGCCTAGCAAGAATCCTATAAAGTACATCAGAGAGACAATGCTGTAACAGACAGAGTAATATATAATTGGTCTCTCTGGGTATCTGAATCTTTTAACATCAATTAAGAAAGTAAGGAATGTGAACAGGGTTGCACAAAGACAAAATATTGAAACTATTCCGATAAAACTTTTTGCGAACTCTAGCTcatcacttttaaaatacatgttagGGCACGGAGGTGCACACTGGTCAATTCCCAGAAACTTATAGCCTTGTCCCCCAGAAGTCTTAAGATGCCTGGGACACCAAAATCCAATGTCTCTTTGGActtgctctgttttcttctgagGACCAAGAAACTGTGTGTGTGGATCAAAAGTTACAGGAACAGTCTCATCACAGTATTGCAAtctgtaaaaattataaaaattaatatataattaaataaattaaatatatagagTCAACATTTTGACCGATTCACTATTTTAATGTATGCTTTCcaactataaaatatttcctcatgCATTCATAATTAATGGGAAGACACACAACCTGAACAGACCATAGGTTAGAGCTTTGAAATTA contains:
- the FZD6 gene encoding frizzled-6; translated protein: MEMFPFLWTCIFLPFIRGHSLFTCEPITVPRCMKMAYNMTFFPNLMGHYDQSTAAVKMELFLPLANLECSPNVETFLCKAFVPTCTEQIRVVPPCRKSCEKVYSDCKKLIDTFGIRWPEELECDRLQYCDETVPVTFDPHTQFLGPQKKTEQVQRDIGFWCPRHLKTSGGQGYKFLGIDQCAPPCPNMYFKSDELEFAKSFIGIVSIFCLCATLFTFLTFLIDVKRFRYPERPIIYYSVCYSIVSLMYFIGFLLGNRTACNKADEKLELGDTVVLGSQNKACTVLFMFLYFFTMAGTVWWVILTITWFLAAGRKWSCEAIEQKAVWFHAVAWGIPGFLTVMLLAMNKVEGDNISGVCFVGLYDLDASRYFVLLPLCFCVFVGLSLLLAGIISLNHVRQVIQHDGRNQEKLKKFMIRIGVFSGLYLVPLVTLLGCYVYEQVNRMTWEITWVSDHCRQYHIPCPYQARTETRPELALFMIKYLMTLIVGISAVFWVGSKKTCTEWAGFFRRNRKRDPISESRRVLQESCEFFLKHNSKVKHKKKHYKPSSHKLKVISKSMGTSTGATANHGTSAVAITDHDYLGQETLTEIQTSPETSVREVRADGASTPRSREQDCGDPASPAASSSKLCGEQADGKGRAGNGNDKISVSESTRSEGRVTPKSEVPETGPVQSSGLQVPGSSEPGSLKGSTSLLVHSASGGGKEQAAGGHSDT